The following proteins come from a genomic window of Streptomyces sp. NBC_00539:
- a CDS encoding family 2B encapsulin nanocompartment shell protein has protein sequence MTVDTSPEAHLEPPRQSSLGTAAARNLATTTKSAPQMQEITSRWLLRMLPWVETKGGAYRVNRRLSYAVGDGRIEFLQDGAHVRVIPRELGELALLRGFDDVDVLTAIAGRCVQRDFRAGEVLVERGDPAEQIHLIAHGRIRQTSVGKYGDEVAVAVLADGDRFGESALLDGGARWDCTATAETGGTLLTLSRADFSAVLSTAPHLQEHVRQFSSLPRQRQNKHGEAEIAMSSGHTGEAELPGTFVDYELKPREYELSLAQTVLRIHTRVADLYNEPMNQTEEQLRLTIEALRERQEHELINNREFGLLHNAAFKQRIQTHSGPPTPDDLDDLLCRRRGTKLFLAHPRTIAAIGRELNAHGLYPDHVDVGGQQVPAWRGVPILPCNKIPITKENTSSILAMRTGEDNQGVIGLRQTGLAEEYEPGLSVRFMGIDERSIISYLVTTYYSAAVLVPDALGVLENVRIARRPE, from the coding sequence ATGACCGTTGACACCAGCCCGGAAGCGCACCTGGAGCCCCCCCGGCAGTCCAGCCTGGGCACGGCGGCCGCCCGCAACCTTGCCACCACGACCAAGTCCGCTCCGCAGATGCAGGAGATCACCTCCCGCTGGCTGCTGCGGATGCTTCCCTGGGTGGAGACCAAGGGCGGCGCCTACCGGGTGAACCGCAGGCTGAGCTACGCCGTCGGGGACGGGCGCATCGAGTTCCTCCAGGACGGCGCGCACGTCCGGGTGATCCCCCGCGAGCTCGGCGAACTGGCCCTGCTGCGCGGCTTCGACGACGTGGACGTACTGACCGCGATCGCCGGCCGGTGCGTGCAGCGCGACTTCCGCGCGGGCGAGGTGCTGGTCGAACGCGGTGACCCCGCCGAGCAGATCCACCTGATCGCCCACGGCCGGATCCGGCAGACCTCCGTCGGCAAGTACGGCGACGAGGTGGCTGTCGCCGTACTCGCCGACGGCGACCGTTTCGGGGAGAGCGCCCTGCTGGACGGCGGCGCCAGGTGGGACTGCACCGCCACCGCCGAGACGGGCGGCACCCTGCTCACGCTGTCCCGCGCCGACTTCTCCGCCGTACTGTCCACGGCGCCCCATCTGCAGGAGCACGTCCGGCAGTTCAGCTCGCTGCCCCGCCAGCGGCAGAACAAGCACGGCGAAGCCGAGATCGCGATGTCGTCCGGCCACACCGGTGAGGCCGAGCTGCCCGGCACCTTCGTGGACTACGAGCTCAAGCCGCGCGAGTACGAACTGTCCCTCGCGCAGACCGTGCTGCGGATCCACACGAGGGTCGCCGACCTCTACAACGAACCCATGAACCAGACCGAGGAGCAGCTCAGGCTCACCATCGAGGCGCTGCGCGAGCGCCAGGAGCACGAGCTGATCAACAACCGGGAGTTCGGTCTGCTCCACAACGCCGCCTTCAAGCAGCGGATCCAGACGCACTCCGGCCCGCCCACCCCGGACGACCTCGACGACCTGCTCTGCCGCCGGCGTGGCACGAAGCTGTTCCTCGCGCACCCCCGGACGATCGCCGCGATCGGGCGCGAGCTCAACGCCCACGGGCTCTACCCGGACCACGTCGACGTCGGCGGCCAGCAGGTCCCGGCCTGGCGCGGGGTCCCGATCCTGCCCTGCAACAAGATCCCGATCACCAAAGAGAACACCAGCTCCATCCTCGCGATGCGCACCGGCGAGGACAACCAGGGCGTCATCGGTCTGCGTCAGACCGGTCTGGCGGAGGAGTACGAGCCGGGCCTGTCGGTGCGCTTCATGGGCATCGACGAAAGGTCGATCATCTCCTACCTGGTGACCACCTACTACTCCGCTGCCGTCCTGGTGCCCGACGCGCTGGGCGTGCTGGAGAACGTACGGATCGCCCGCAGGCCCGAGTAG